The following coding sequences are from one Ctenopharyngodon idella isolate HZGC_01 chromosome 17, HZGC01, whole genome shotgun sequence window:
- the nid2a gene encoding nidogen-2 isoform X3 — translation MTWDKIAVLFLQLLWTVHRVTAIHRHDIYPYGMLYGDVALQEGDDETSKVITLTKPMYFYEASFTNLYVATNGIISTQDLPMEKQYVDDGFPTDFPVIAPFLADIDTSKGKGSIFYRQTESPTVLKRAEADVKRGFPDATFTPTHAFIATWENVSAYEEVTRSSRPSNRVNTFQVVLAYNEKDTYALFLYPEDGLQFFGTRPKESYNVEIELPARVGFTRGELSYFFFSRTEGPYYSVTSNEQSVKNLYQKGNIGEPGVWLFHVGNRYSFQNVVPAQHEVVSTKAPPVLVAVFSDEDYTEEEYPIDPDFQDPTTTEFLEPEQDSSLLERLNQEAPLGQSPLQPSVSGPGEFPQPDPRNLPPEDVTQPQRPLPKHAILQVYPNRVKDVPPHNSGGQVFSVEERVNFESGVIHYSTDNKETCERFQQQCSQNAHCTDYPTGFCCHCNSGFYGNGRHCLPNGAPHRVNGKVRGTVLVGGTVVQLDSIDLHAYIVVGDGRAYTAISEVPEPVGWALMPVAPIGGLFGWLFALELPNSLNGFSITGAEFTRRADVTFYPGNQRLSIVQTATGLDTQNYLNVDTHLQGSVPFIPPGATVQMEPFKDTYQYYPSLITSSSVREFTVVSAEKGTETLTFQVRQNITYRDCTHGHRRGLETQELRMERIFVMYVKEERILRYAITNKIGPLGAGETEPENVNPCYSGNHDCDTTAQCVPGEGQLFSCQCATGYSGDGRNCYDVDECAEGLSSCGAHSHCVNLPGSHRCQCEGGFEFGFDGRTCQDVDECRDQPCHAQALCSNVPGSFHCQCQPGYHGDGFQCHPQNGRPKTQCEQHRDSLQSRNDGVPRVGAFIPECDEEGQYRPQQCHGSTGHCWCVDSRGQERAGTRTPPGTPTINCYEPGRLKTQCEQHRDSLQSGNDGVPRVGAFIPECDEEGQYRPQQCHGSTGHCWCVDSRGQERAGTRTPPGTSRINCDESGRPKTQCEQHRDSLQSGNGGVPRVGAFIPQCDEEGQYRPQQCHGSTGHCWCVDSRGQERAGTRTPPGTPTINCDEPGRPRTQCEQHRDSLQSGNDGFPRVGAFIPQCDEEGQYRPQQCHGSTGHCWCVDSRGQERAGTRTPPGTPRINCDEPGHPKTQCEQHRDSLQSRKDGVPLAGAFIPQCDEEGQYRPQQCHGSTGHCWCVDSRGQERAGTRTPPGTPRINCDEPVYPGRPKTQCEQHRDSLQSGNDGVPRVGAFIPECDEEGQYRPQQCHGSTGHCWCVDSRGQERAGTRTPPGTPRINCDEPGRPKTQCEQHRDGLQNGNDGVPRVGAFIPECDEEGQYRPQQCHGSTGHCWCVDSRGQERAGTRTPPGTLRINCDEPGRLKTQCEQHRDSLQSRNGDVPRVGAFIPECDEEGQYRPQQCHGSTGHCWCVDSRGQERAGTRTPPGTPRINCDESGHPKTQCEQHRDSLQSRKDGVPLAGAFIPQCDEEGQYRPQQCHGSTGHCWCVDSRGQERAGTRTPPGTPRINCDEPVIVPPTQRPETVCERWRASLLQQYAGQPDSRHYLPQCDSSGEFNPVQCYGDSSYCWCVDRNGREVPGTRSHDAVKPACIPTVAPPTMRPLPRPDVTPPPAGTSLLYAQGQQIGVLPLNGTQMDKQRSSVLLALHGSIVVGIDYDCRERKVYWTDLAGRTISRASLEPGSESEIIINTALTSPEGLAVDVARRRLFWVDSTPDKIETANLDGSDRRVLFDTDLVNPRAIIVDSPTGTLYWTDWNREAPKIESSSVDGQNRRVLVQDGIGLPNALAYDSTTRQVCWADAGTKRLECISPNGTGRRVVHSNLNYPFSMVSFANHYYYTDWRRDGVVALSRDNQSTDEYLPDQRSHLYGITVAPPHCL, via the exons GTAAACACGTTTCAAGTGGTGCTTGCGTACAATGAGAAGGATACTTATGCGCTCTTCCTATACCCTGAGGATGGCCTGCAGTTTTTTGGGACACGGCCCAAAGAATCTTACAATGTCGAAATTGAGCTTCCAGCTCGTGTGGGTTTTACCAGAGGAGAGCTGTCCTACTTCTTCTTTTCTCGGACTGAAGGGCCTTACTACAGCGTCACCAGCAACGAGCAGTCTGTCAAGAACCTTTACCA AAAGGGAAACATAGGAGAGCCTGGAGTTTGGCTTTTCCATGTTGGAAACAGATATTCCTTCCAGAATGTCGTTCCTGCACAGCATGAGGTTGTTTCAACCAAAGCTCCCCCAGTTCTGGTTGCTGTGTTCTCTGATGAAGACTACACAGAGGAGGAGTACCCCATCGATCCAGACTTTCAGGATCCCACCACAACAGAGTTTCTTGAGCCAGAGCAGGACTCCTCCCTACTGGAGCGTCTCAACCAGGAGGCGCCTCTTGGTCAATCTCCACTTCAGCCCTCAGTGTCTGGTCCAGGTGAATTTCCTCAGCCTGATCCCCGTAATCTCCCCCCGGAGGATGTGACCCAGCCCCAGCGGCCATTACCAAAGCACGCAATTCTGCAGGTGTACCCGAACCGTGTGAAGGACGTCCCACCTCACAACTCTGGTGGCCAAGTGTTCAGTGTTGAGGAGAGAGTGAACTTTGAGTCTGGAG TGATCCATTACTCAACCGATAATAAAGAGACATGCGAGCGCTTCCAGCAGCAGTGCAGTCAGAACGCACACTGCACAGACTATCCCACTGGCTTCTGCTGCCACTGCAACTCAGGATTCTACGGCAACGGCCGCCACTGCCTGCCAAACG GTGCACCTCATCGTGTGAATGGTAAAGTCAGAGGGACTGTGCTGGTGGGTGGCACAGTAGTGCAGCTGGACAGCATTGACCTGCATGCCTACATCGTGGTTGGCGATGGGCGAGCGTACACTGCCATCAGTGAGGTCCCGGAGCCGGTGGGCTGGGCCCTCATGCCTGTGGCCCCCATTGGAGGTCTGTTTGGTTGGCTCTTTGCCCTGGAGCTGCCTAACAGCCTTAATGGCTTCAGTATCACCG GTGCCGAATTCACTCGCCGTGCAGATGTGACCTTCTATCCTGGTAACCAGCGTCTCAGCATCGTCCAGACAGCTACGGGTTTGGATACCCAGAACTACCTCAATGTGGACACTCATTTACAAGGCAGTGTTCCCTTCATCCCTCCTGGTGCTACAGTGCAGATGGAGCCATTTAAGGACACCTACCAGTATTATCCTTCAT TGATTACCTCCTCATCAGTGCGTGAGTTTACAGTCGTGTCAGCTGAAAAAGGAACAGAGACCCTCACTTTCCAGGTCAGACAGAACATCACATACAGGGATTGCACTCACGGGCACCGCAGAGGACTGGAGACACAGGAGCTGAGAATGGAGCGCATATTTGTTATGTACGTCAAAGAGGAGCGCATCCTTCGATATGCCATCACCAACAAGATCGGCCCTCTCGGAG CTGGAGAAACCGAGCCAGAAAATGTGAACCCCTGTTACTCTGGAAATCATGACTGTGACACAACTGCACAGTGCGTGCCGGGCGAGGGACAGCTGTTCTCGTGCCAGTGCGCCACAGGTTACAGTGGAGACGGTCGCAACTGTTATG ATGTGGATGAGTGTGCAGAAGGTCTGAGCTCCTGTGGTGCTCACTCTCACTGCGTGAACCTGCCCGGAAGCCATCGCTGTCAGTGTGAGGGCGGATTTGAGTTTGGATTTGATGGCCGCACATGTCAGG ATGTAGACGAGTGTCGTGACCAGCCGTGTCACGCCCAGGCCTTGTGCTCCAACGTTCCGGGATCTTTCCACTGCCAGTGCCAACCAGGATACCATGGAGATGGTTTCCAGTGCCACCCTCAAAATG GTCGTCCCAAAACCCAGTGTGAGCAGCACAGAGACAGTCTTCAGAGCAGAAACGATGGTGTTCCTCGCGTAGGAGCCTTCATCCCTGAGTGTGATGAGGAGGGTCAGTACaggcctcagcagtgccacggGTCCACAGGTCACTGCTGGTGTGTGGACAGTAGGGGGCAGGAGAGAGCAGGAACCCGAACTCCACCTGGTACCCCGACAATAAACTGTTATGAGCCTG GTCGTCTCAAGACCCAGTGTGAGCAGCACAGAGACAGTCTTCAGAGCGGAAATGATGGTGTTCCTCGCGTAGGAGCCTTCATCCCTGAGTGTGATGAGGAGGGTCAGTACaggcctcagcagtgccacggGTCCACAGGTCACTGCTGGTGTGTGGACAGTAGGGGGCAGGAGAGAGCGGGAACCCGAACTCCACCTGGAACCTCGAGAATAAACTGTGACGAGTCTG GTCGTCCCAAAACCCAGTGTGAGCAGCACAGAGACAGTCTTCAGAGCGGAAACGGTGGTGTTCCTCGTGTAGGAGCCTTCATCCCTCAGTGTGATGAGGAGGGTCAGTACaggcctcagcagtgccacggGTCCACAGGTCACTGCTGGTGTGTGGACAGTAGGGGGCAGGAGAGAGCAGGAACCCGAACTCCACCTGGAACCCCGACAATAAACTGTGATGAGCCTG GTCGTCCCAGGACCCAGTGTGAGCAGCACAGAGACAGTCTTCAGAGCGGAAACGATGGTTTTCCTCGTGTAGGAGCCTTCATCCCTCAGTGTGATGAGGAGGGTCAGTACaggcctcagcagtgccacggGTCCACAGGTCACTGCTGGTGTGTGGATAGTAGGGGGCAGGAGAGAGCGGGAACCCGAACTCCACCTGGAACCCCGAGAATAAACTGTGACGAGCCTG GTCATCCCAAGACCCAGTGTGAGCAGCACAGAGACAGTCTTCAGAGCAGAAAAGATGGTGTTCCTCTGGCAGGAGCCTTCATCCCTCAGTGTGATGAGGAGGGTCAGTACaggcctcagcagtgccacggGTCCACAGGTCACTGCTGGTGTGTGGACAGTAGGGGGCAGGAGAGAGCAGGAACCCGAACTCCACCTGGAACCCCGAGAATAAACTGTGATGAGCCTG TGTATCCAGGTCGTCCCAAGACCCAGTGTGAGCAGCACAGAGACAGTCTTCAGAGCGGAAACGATGGTGTTCCTCGCGTAGGAGCCTTCATCCCTGAGTGTGATGAGGAGGGTCAGTACaggcctcagcagtgccacggGTCCACAGGTCACTGCTGGTGTGTGGACAGTAGGGGGCAGGAGAGAGCGGGAACCCGAACTCCACCTGGAACCCCGAGAATAAACTGTGACGAGCCTG GTCGTCCCAAGACCCAGTGTGAGCAGCACAGAGACGGTCTTCAGAATGGAAACGATGGTGTTCCTCGCGTAGGAGCCTTCATCCCTGAGTGTGATGAGGAGGGTCAGTACaggcctcagcagtgccacggGTCCACAGGTCACTGCTGGTGTGTGGACAGTAGGGGGCAAGAGAGAGCGGGAACCCGAACTCCACCTGGAACCCTGAGAATAAACTGTGACGAGCCTG GTCGTCTCAAGACCCAGTGTGAGCAGCACAGAGACAGTCTTCAGAGCAGAAACGGTGATGTTCCTCGCGTAGGAGCCTTTATCCCTGAGTGTGATGAGGAAGGTCAGTACAGACCTCAGCAGTGCCACGGGTCCACAGGTCACTGCTGGTGTGTGGACAGTAGGGGGCAGGAGAGAGCGGGAACCCGAACTCCACCTGGAACCCCGAGAATAAACTGTGACGAGTCTG GTCATCCCAAGACCCAGTGTGAGCAGCACAGAGACAGTCTTCAGAGCAGAAAAGATGGTGTTCCTCTGGCAGGAGCCTTCATCCCTCAGTGTGATGAGGAGGGTCAGTACaggcctcagcagtgccacggGTCCACAGGTCACTGCTGGTGTGTGGACAGTAGGGGGCAGGAGAGAGCAGGAACCCGAACTCCACCTGGAACCCCGAGAATAAACTGTGACGAGCCTG TGATAGTGCCTCCAACCCAGCGTCCAGAGACCGTCTGTGAGCGCTGGAGAGCCAGTCTGTTGCAGCAATATGCAGGCCAGCCGGATTCCCGCCACTATCTACCTCAGTGTGACTCCTCCGGCGAGTTCAACCCGGTTCAGTGCTATGGAGACAGCAGCTACTGCTGGTGTGTGGACCGAAACGGACGTGAAGTACCAGGAACCCGCTCACACGACGCTGTGAAACCTGCCT GTATACCGACTGTGGCCCCTCCCACCATGCGCCCTCTGCCTCGCCCAGATGTGACCCCGCCTCCAGCAGGCACATCTTTGCTCTATGCCCAGGGTCAACAGATTGGAGTTTTGCCTCTCAATGGCACACAGATGGACAAGCAGAGATCTTCAGTGCTGCTTGCTCTACAT GGCTCTATAGTGGTCGGCATTGATTACGACTGCAGAGAAAGGAAAGTTTACTGGACAGATCTGGCAGGACGGACAATCAGTCGAGCCAGTCTGGAGCCAGGATCAGAATCTGAGATTATCATCAATACAG CTCTGACGAGTCCAGAAGGTCTTGCTGTAGATGTGGCCCGTAGGAGACTGTTTTGGGTGGACAGCACACCAGACAAGATAGAAACAGCAAACCTTGATGGAAGTGACAGACGTGTTCTGTTTGACACAGACTTAGTGAATCCTAGAGCCATCATTGTGGACTCCCCTACAGG AACCCTCTACTGGACTGACTGGAACCGAGAAGCTCCTAAAATCGAGAGCTCCTCAGTGGATGGACAAAACCGAAGAGTCCTGGTACAGGACGGCATTGGATTGCCCAATGCTTTGGCCTATGACTCCACTACACGCCAGGTCTGCTGGGCCGATGCAG GAACCAAGCGCCTAGAGTGTATATCGCCTAACGGGACAGGGAGACGTGTGGTCCACAGTAACCTGAACTACCCCTTCAGCATGGTCTCCTTCGCCAATCACTACTATTACACAGACTGGAGGAG AGATGGGGTCGTTGCTCTCAGTCGGGATAACCAGTCAACAGATGAGTACTTGCCTGATCAGAGGTCTCATTTGTATGGAATTACAGTTGCTCCTCCACACTGTTTATAA
- the nid2a gene encoding nidogen-2 isoform X9 has translation MTWDKIAVLFLQLLWTVHRVTAIHRHDIYPYGMLYGDVALQEGDDETSKVITLTKPMYFYEASFTNLYVATNGIISTQDLPMEKQYVDDGFPTDFPVIAPFLADIDTSKGKGSIFYRQTESPTVLKRAEADVKRGFPDATFTPTHAFIATWENVSAYEEVTRSSRPSNRVNTFQVVLAYNEKDTYALFLYPEDGLQFFGTRPKESYNVEIELPARVGFTRGELSYFFFSRTEGPYYSVTSNEQSVKNLYQKGNIGEPGVWLFHVGNRYSFQNVVPAQHEVVSTKAPPVLVAVFSDEDYTEEEYPIDPDFQDPTTTEFLEPEQDSSLLERLNQEAPLGQSPLQPSVSGPGEFPQPDPRNLPPEDVTQPQRPLPKHAILQVYPNRVKDVPPHNSGGQVFSVEERVNFESGVIHYSTDNKETCERFQQQCSQNAHCTDYPTGFCCHCNSGFYGNGRHCLPNGAPHRVNGKVRGTVLVGGTVVQLDSIDLHAYIVVGDGRAYTAISEVPEPVGWALMPVAPIGGLFGWLFALELPNSLNGFSITGAEFTRRADVTFYPGNQRLSIVQTATGLDTQNYLNVDTHLQGSVPFIPPGATVQMEPFKDTYQYYPSLITSSSVREFTVVSAEKGTETLTFQVRQNITYRDCTHGHRRGLETQELRMERIFVMYVKEERILRYAITNKIGPLGAGETEPENVNPCYSGNHDCDTTAQCVPGEGQLFSCQCATGYSGDGRNCYDVDECAEGLSSCGAHSHCVNLPGSHRCQCEGGFEFGFDGRTCQDVDECRDQPCHAQALCSNVPGSFHCQCQPGYHGDGFQCHPQNGRPKTQCEQHRDSLQSRNDGVPRVGAFIPECDEEGQYRPQQCHGSTGHCWCVDSRGQERAGTRTPPGTPTINCYEPGRLKTQCEQHRDSLQSGNDGVPRVGAFIPECDEEGQYRPQQCHGSTGHCWCVDSRGQERAGTRTPPGTSRINCDESGRPKTQCEQHRDSLQSGNGGVPRVGAFIPQCDEEGQYRPQQCHGSTGHCWCVDSRGQERAGTRTPPGTPTINCDEPGRPRTQCEQHRDSLQSGNDGFPRVGAFIPQCDEEGQYRPQQCHGSTGHCWCVDSRGQERAGTRTPPGTPRINCDEPVYPGRPKTQCEQHRDSLQSGNDGVPRVGAFIPECDEEGQYRPQQCHGSTGHCWCVDSRGQERAGTRTPPGTPRINCDEPGRPKTQCEQHRDSLQNGNDGVPRVGAFIPQCDEEGQYRPQQCHGSTGHCWCVDSRGQERAGTRTPPGTPRINCDEPGRPKTQCEQHRDGLQNGNDGVPRVGAFIPECDEEGQYRPQQCHGSTGHCWCVDSRGQERAGTRTPPGTLRINCDEPGRLKTQCEQHRDSLQSRNGDVPRVGAFIPECDEEGQYRPQQCHGSTGHCWCVDSRGQERAGTRTPPGTPRINCDESGHPKTQCEQHRDSLQSRKDGVPLAGAFIPQCDEEGQYRPQQCHGSTGHCWCVDSRGQERAGTRTPPGTPRINCDEPVIVPPTQRPETVCERWRASLLQQYAGQPDSRHYLPQCDSSGEFNPVQCYGDSSYCWCVDRNGREVPGTRSHDAVKPACIPTVAPPTMRPLPRPDVTPPPAGTSLLYAQGQQIGVLPLNGTQMDKQRSSVLLALHGSIVVGIDYDCRERKVYWTDLAGRTISRASLEPGSESEIIINTALTSPEGLAVDVARRRLFWVDSTPDKIETANLDGSDRRVLFDTDLVNPRAIIVDSPTGTLYWTDWNREAPKIESSSVDGQNRRVLVQDGIGLPNALAYDSTTRQVCWADAGTKRLECISPNGTGRRVVHSNLNYPFSMVSFANHYYYTDWRRDGVVALSRDNQSTDEYLPDQRSHLYGITVAPPHCL, from the exons GTAAACACGTTTCAAGTGGTGCTTGCGTACAATGAGAAGGATACTTATGCGCTCTTCCTATACCCTGAGGATGGCCTGCAGTTTTTTGGGACACGGCCCAAAGAATCTTACAATGTCGAAATTGAGCTTCCAGCTCGTGTGGGTTTTACCAGAGGAGAGCTGTCCTACTTCTTCTTTTCTCGGACTGAAGGGCCTTACTACAGCGTCACCAGCAACGAGCAGTCTGTCAAGAACCTTTACCA AAAGGGAAACATAGGAGAGCCTGGAGTTTGGCTTTTCCATGTTGGAAACAGATATTCCTTCCAGAATGTCGTTCCTGCACAGCATGAGGTTGTTTCAACCAAAGCTCCCCCAGTTCTGGTTGCTGTGTTCTCTGATGAAGACTACACAGAGGAGGAGTACCCCATCGATCCAGACTTTCAGGATCCCACCACAACAGAGTTTCTTGAGCCAGAGCAGGACTCCTCCCTACTGGAGCGTCTCAACCAGGAGGCGCCTCTTGGTCAATCTCCACTTCAGCCCTCAGTGTCTGGTCCAGGTGAATTTCCTCAGCCTGATCCCCGTAATCTCCCCCCGGAGGATGTGACCCAGCCCCAGCGGCCATTACCAAAGCACGCAATTCTGCAGGTGTACCCGAACCGTGTGAAGGACGTCCCACCTCACAACTCTGGTGGCCAAGTGTTCAGTGTTGAGGAGAGAGTGAACTTTGAGTCTGGAG TGATCCATTACTCAACCGATAATAAAGAGACATGCGAGCGCTTCCAGCAGCAGTGCAGTCAGAACGCACACTGCACAGACTATCCCACTGGCTTCTGCTGCCACTGCAACTCAGGATTCTACGGCAACGGCCGCCACTGCCTGCCAAACG GTGCACCTCATCGTGTGAATGGTAAAGTCAGAGGGACTGTGCTGGTGGGTGGCACAGTAGTGCAGCTGGACAGCATTGACCTGCATGCCTACATCGTGGTTGGCGATGGGCGAGCGTACACTGCCATCAGTGAGGTCCCGGAGCCGGTGGGCTGGGCCCTCATGCCTGTGGCCCCCATTGGAGGTCTGTTTGGTTGGCTCTTTGCCCTGGAGCTGCCTAACAGCCTTAATGGCTTCAGTATCACCG GTGCCGAATTCACTCGCCGTGCAGATGTGACCTTCTATCCTGGTAACCAGCGTCTCAGCATCGTCCAGACAGCTACGGGTTTGGATACCCAGAACTACCTCAATGTGGACACTCATTTACAAGGCAGTGTTCCCTTCATCCCTCCTGGTGCTACAGTGCAGATGGAGCCATTTAAGGACACCTACCAGTATTATCCTTCAT TGATTACCTCCTCATCAGTGCGTGAGTTTACAGTCGTGTCAGCTGAAAAAGGAACAGAGACCCTCACTTTCCAGGTCAGACAGAACATCACATACAGGGATTGCACTCACGGGCACCGCAGAGGACTGGAGACACAGGAGCTGAGAATGGAGCGCATATTTGTTATGTACGTCAAAGAGGAGCGCATCCTTCGATATGCCATCACCAACAAGATCGGCCCTCTCGGAG CTGGAGAAACCGAGCCAGAAAATGTGAACCCCTGTTACTCTGGAAATCATGACTGTGACACAACTGCACAGTGCGTGCCGGGCGAGGGACAGCTGTTCTCGTGCCAGTGCGCCACAGGTTACAGTGGAGACGGTCGCAACTGTTATG ATGTGGATGAGTGTGCAGAAGGTCTGAGCTCCTGTGGTGCTCACTCTCACTGCGTGAACCTGCCCGGAAGCCATCGCTGTCAGTGTGAGGGCGGATTTGAGTTTGGATTTGATGGCCGCACATGTCAGG ATGTAGACGAGTGTCGTGACCAGCCGTGTCACGCCCAGGCCTTGTGCTCCAACGTTCCGGGATCTTTCCACTGCCAGTGCCAACCAGGATACCATGGAGATGGTTTCCAGTGCCACCCTCAAAATG GTCGTCCCAAAACCCAGTGTGAGCAGCACAGAGACAGTCTTCAGAGCAGAAACGATGGTGTTCCTCGCGTAGGAGCCTTCATCCCTGAGTGTGATGAGGAGGGTCAGTACaggcctcagcagtgccacggGTCCACAGGTCACTGCTGGTGTGTGGACAGTAGGGGGCAGGAGAGAGCAGGAACCCGAACTCCACCTGGTACCCCGACAATAAACTGTTATGAGCCTG GTCGTCTCAAGACCCAGTGTGAGCAGCACAGAGACAGTCTTCAGAGCGGAAATGATGGTGTTCCTCGCGTAGGAGCCTTCATCCCTGAGTGTGATGAGGAGGGTCAGTACaggcctcagcagtgccacggGTCCACAGGTCACTGCTGGTGTGTGGACAGTAGGGGGCAGGAGAGAGCGGGAACCCGAACTCCACCTGGAACCTCGAGAATAAACTGTGACGAGTCTG GTCGTCCCAAAACCCAGTGTGAGCAGCACAGAGACAGTCTTCAGAGCGGAAACGGTGGTGTTCCTCGTGTAGGAGCCTTCATCCCTCAGTGTGATGAGGAGGGTCAGTACaggcctcagcagtgccacggGTCCACAGGTCACTGCTGGTGTGTGGACAGTAGGGGGCAGGAGAGAGCAGGAACCCGAACTCCACCTGGAACCCCGACAATAAACTGTGATGAGCCTG GTCGTCCCAGGACCCAGTGTGAGCAGCACAGAGACAGTCTTCAGAGCGGAAACGATGGTTTTCCTCGTGTAGGAGCCTTCATCCCTCAGTGTGATGAGGAGGGTCAGTACaggcctcagcagtgccacggGTCCACAG GTCACTGCTGGTGTGTGGACAGTAGGGGGCAGGAGAGAGCAGGAACCCGAACTCCACCTGGAACCCCGAGAATAAACTGTGATGAGCCTG TGTATCCAGGTCGTCCCAAGACCCAGTGTGAGCAGCACAGAGACAGTCTTCAGAGCGGAAACGATGGTGTTCCTCGCGTAGGAGCCTTCATCCCTGAGTGTGATGAGGAGGGTCAGTACaggcctcagcagtgccacggGTCCACAGGTCACTGCTGGTGTGTGGACAGTAGGGGGCAGGAGAGAGCGGGAACCCGAACTCCACCTGGAACCCCGAGAATAAACTGTGACGAGCCTG GTCGTCCCAAGACCCAGTGTGAGCAGCACAGAGACAGTCTTCAGAACGGAAACGATGGTGTTCCTCGTGTAGGAGCCTTCATCCCTCAGTGTGATGAGGAGGGTCAGTACaggcctcagcagtgccacggGTCCACAGGTCACTGCTGGTGTGTGGACAGTAGGGGGCAGGAGAGAGCGGGAACCCGAACTCCACCTGGAACCCCGAGAATAAACTGTGACGAGCCTG GTCGTCCCAAGACCCAGTGTGAGCAGCACAGAGACGGTCTTCAGAATGGAAACGATGGTGTTCCTCGCGTAGGAGCCTTCATCCCTGAGTGTGATGAGGAGGGTCAGTACaggcctcagcagtgccacggGTCCACAGGTCACTGCTGGTGTGTGGACAGTAGGGGGCAAGAGAGAGCGGGAACCCGAACTCCACCTGGAACCCTGAGAATAAACTGTGACGAGCCTG GTCGTCTCAAGACCCAGTGTGAGCAGCACAGAGACAGTCTTCAGAGCAGAAACGGTGATGTTCCTCGCGTAGGAGCCTTTATCCCTGAGTGTGATGAGGAAGGTCAGTACAGACCTCAGCAGTGCCACGGGTCCACAGGTCACTGCTGGTGTGTGGACAGTAGGGGGCAGGAGAGAGCGGGAACCCGAACTCCACCTGGAACCCCGAGAATAAACTGTGACGAGTCTG GTCATCCCAAGACCCAGTGTGAGCAGCACAGAGACAGTCTTCAGAGCAGAAAAGATGGTGTTCCTCTGGCAGGAGCCTTCATCCCTCAGTGTGATGAGGAGGGTCAGTACaggcctcagcagtgccacggGTCCACAGGTCACTGCTGGTGTGTGGACAGTAGGGGGCAGGAGAGAGCAGGAACCCGAACTCCACCTGGAACCCCGAGAATAAACTGTGACGAGCCTG TGATAGTGCCTCCAACCCAGCGTCCAGAGACCGTCTGTGAGCGCTGGAGAGCCAGTCTGTTGCAGCAATATGCAGGCCAGCCGGATTCCCGCCACTATCTACCTCAGTGTGACTCCTCCGGCGAGTTCAACCCGGTTCAGTGCTATGGAGACAGCAGCTACTGCTGGTGTGTGGACCGAAACGGACGTGAAGTACCAGGAACCCGCTCACACGACGCTGTGAAACCTGCCT GTATACCGACTGTGGCCCCTCCCACCATGCGCCCTCTGCCTCGCCCAGATGTGACCCCGCCTCCAGCAGGCACATCTTTGCTCTATGCCCAGGGTCAACAGATTGGAGTTTTGCCTCTCAATGGCACACAGATGGACAAGCAGAGATCTTCAGTGCTGCTTGCTCTACAT GGCTCTATAGTGGTCGGCATTGATTACGACTGCAGAGAAAGGAAAGTTTACTGGACAGATCTGGCAGGACGGACAATCAGTCGAGCCAGTCTGGAGCCAGGATCAGAATCTGAGATTATCATCAATACAG CTCTGACGAGTCCAGAAGGTCTTGCTGTAGATGTGGCCCGTAGGAGACTGTTTTGGGTGGACAGCACACCAGACAAGATAGAAACAGCAAACCTTGATGGAAGTGACAGACGTGTTCTGTTTGACACAGACTTAGTGAATCCTAGAGCCATCATTGTGGACTCCCCTACAGG AACCCTCTACTGGACTGACTGGAACCGAGAAGCTCCTAAAATCGAGAGCTCCTCAGTGGATGGACAAAACCGAAGAGTCCTGGTACAGGACGGCATTGGATTGCCCAATGCTTTGGCCTATGACTCCACTACACGCCAGGTCTGCTGGGCCGATGCAG GAACCAAGCGCCTAGAGTGTATATCGCCTAACGGGACAGGGAGACGTGTGGTCCACAGTAACCTGAACTACCCCTTCAGCATGGTCTCCTTCGCCAATCACTACTATTACACAGACTGGAGGAG AGATGGGGTCGTTGCTCTCAGTCGGGATAACCAGTCAACAGATGAGTACTTGCCTGATCAGAGGTCTCATTTGTATGGAATTACAGTTGCTCCTCCACACTGTTTATAA